A window from Micromonospora terminaliae encodes these proteins:
- a CDS encoding aspartate kinase: protein MALVVQKYGGSSVANAERIKRVAERIVAARKAGDDVVVVVSAMGDTTDELLDLANQVSPLPPGRELDMLLTAGERISMALLAMAIHNLGYEARSFTGSQAGVLTTSVHGRARIIDVTPGRLKGALDEGAVVIVAGFQGVSQDTKDVTTLGRGGSDTTAVALAAALDADVCEIYTDVDGVFSADPRIVPNARHIKHITYEEMLELAACGAKVLHLRSVEYARRAGLPIHVRSSYSTNTGTMVTGSMEDLPVEQALITGVAHDRSEAKITIVGVPDEPGAAARIFDTVAGAEINIDMIVQNVSTEGTGRTDISFTLPKTDGPTAMAALSKIQEQVKFKGLLYDDHVGKVSLIGAGMRSHPGVAAGFFAALGAAGVNIEMISTSEIRVSVVCRDTDLDKAVRAIHDAFDLGGDTEAVVYAGTGR from the coding sequence GTGGCACTCGTGGTGCAGAAGTACGGCGGGTCCTCCGTCGCCAACGCCGAGCGGATCAAGCGGGTGGCCGAGCGCATCGTGGCGGCCCGCAAGGCGGGCGACGACGTGGTCGTGGTGGTCTCGGCCATGGGCGACACCACCGACGAGCTGCTCGACCTGGCCAACCAGGTCAGCCCGCTGCCGCCCGGCCGCGAACTGGACATGCTGCTGACCGCCGGGGAGCGGATCTCCATGGCGCTGCTCGCCATGGCCATCCACAACCTGGGGTACGAGGCCCGCTCGTTCACCGGCTCCCAGGCCGGCGTGCTCACCACCTCGGTGCACGGCCGGGCGCGGATCATCGACGTCACCCCGGGCCGCCTGAAGGGCGCGCTGGACGAGGGCGCGGTGGTCATCGTGGCCGGCTTCCAGGGCGTCTCGCAGGACACCAAGGACGTGACCACCCTGGGCCGGGGCGGGTCGGACACCACGGCCGTGGCCCTCGCCGCCGCACTCGACGCGGACGTCTGCGAGATCTACACCGACGTGGACGGCGTGTTCAGCGCCGACCCGCGGATCGTGCCCAACGCGCGGCACATCAAGCACATCACCTACGAGGAGATGCTGGAACTGGCCGCCTGCGGCGCCAAGGTGCTGCACCTGCGCAGCGTCGAGTACGCCCGGCGCGCAGGCTTGCCGATCCACGTCCGTTCGTCATACTCGACCAACACCGGCACGATGGTCACCGGATCGATGGAGGACCTTCCTGTGGAACAGGCACTGATCACCGGGGTCGCCCACGACCGCAGCGAGGCGAAGATCACCATTGTCGGGGTGCCCGACGAGCCGGGCGCCGCCGCGCGGATCTTCGACACCGTGGCCGGCGCCGAGATCAACATCGACATGATCGTGCAGAACGTGTCCACCGAGGGCACCGGCCGCACCGACATCTCCTTCACGCTGCCCAAGACCGACGGCCCGACGGCCATGGCCGCGCTCAGCAAGATCCAGGAGCAGGTCAAGTTCAAGGGCCTGCTCTACGACGACCACGTCGGCAAGGTGTCGCTGATCGGCGCGGGCATGCGCTCGCACCCGGGTGTCGCGGCCGGCTTCTTCGCCGCCCTCGGCGCGGCCGGGGTGAACATCGAGATGATCTCCACCTCGGAGATCCGGGTGTCGGTGGTCTGCCGGGACACCGACCTCGACAAGGCGGTCCGGGCCATCCACGACGCCTTCGACCTGGGCGGTGACACCGAAGCCGTCGTCTACGCCGGCACCGGGCGGTAG
- a CDS encoding nitroreductase family protein → MPDLTPLLAFRWSPRAFDPAAELTGDEAACLLEAARWAPSAGNAQPWRFALGHRQDETWKRILVNLPEGDQRWVRHAAALVVGAHTGGDPERAAYDLGQAVAHLTVQATALGLHAHQLTRLDRAGLATELDLAAAIRPLVVVAIGRLGDPSALPEDLRDRETALRRRRPLATLLLA, encoded by the coding sequence ATGCCTGACCTCACCCCGCTGCTCGCCTTCCGCTGGAGCCCACGCGCCTTCGACCCGGCCGCCGAGCTGACCGGGGACGAGGCCGCCTGCCTGCTGGAGGCCGCCCGCTGGGCGCCCTCGGCCGGCAACGCCCAGCCGTGGCGCTTCGCGCTCGGCCACCGGCAGGACGAGACCTGGAAGCGCATCCTGGTCAACCTGCCCGAGGGCGACCAGCGGTGGGTCCGGCACGCCGCCGCGCTGGTCGTCGGGGCGCACACCGGCGGCGACCCGGAACGGGCCGCGTACGACCTGGGCCAGGCCGTCGCCCACCTGACCGTGCAGGCCACCGCGCTGGGCCTGCACGCGCACCAGCTCACCCGCCTCGACCGCGCCGGCCTCGCCACCGAGCTGGACCTGGCGGCCGCGATCCGGCCCCTCGTGGTGGTCGCGATCGGGCGGCTCGGGGACCCGTCCGCGCTACCCGAGGACCTGCGGGACCGGGAGACCGCCCTGCGCCGCCGCCGGCCGCTGGCCACCCTCCTGCTCGCCTGA
- a CDS encoding ArsR/SmtB family transcription factor, whose product MSELRFTLADVAGVRFAVSPANETVMSMWALADPARYAVHLPWIDRARLTLRRPEVAARVRPLVELTRPRRWLPDFLTPAARPGLEMTDQLAQIAATPPDVVVQDLLATTPRGPLSPFGQALLADPRGLLPHVVDAMRVWYDEAIARDWTRMRALLDADVAYRAAQLAEGGAGRLFTQLHPSLRWLGDRVVSDDPFERDFDLRGRGLALNPSIFADRRVLWNLLEDSLPAGAYPVRAVGTLWEAVESPPGDALARVVGAGRAALLHLLDVAATTSDLARRTGMSGGNVSQHLAALHAAGLVSRSRQGRHVLYRNTDAATVLVRASRGG is encoded by the coding sequence GTGTCCGAGTTGCGGTTCACCCTGGCCGACGTCGCCGGAGTGCGGTTCGCCGTCTCGCCGGCCAACGAGACGGTCATGAGCATGTGGGCCCTTGCCGATCCGGCCCGCTACGCCGTGCACCTGCCCTGGATCGACCGGGCCCGGCTGACGCTGCGCCGTCCGGAGGTGGCCGCACGGGTCCGCCCGCTGGTGGAGCTGACCCGGCCGCGCCGCTGGCTGCCCGACTTCCTCACGCCGGCGGCCCGGCCGGGCCTGGAGATGACCGATCAGCTCGCGCAGATCGCCGCGACGCCGCCGGACGTGGTGGTCCAGGACCTGCTGGCGACCACCCCGCGCGGGCCGCTGAGCCCGTTCGGGCAGGCGCTCCTCGCCGACCCTCGCGGGCTGCTGCCGCACGTCGTCGACGCGATGCGGGTCTGGTACGACGAGGCGATCGCCCGCGACTGGACGCGGATGCGGGCGCTGCTCGACGCCGACGTCGCGTACCGTGCCGCGCAGCTCGCCGAGGGCGGCGCCGGTCGGCTGTTCACGCAGCTCCACCCGAGCCTGCGCTGGTTGGGCGACCGGGTGGTCAGCGACGACCCGTTCGAGCGGGACTTCGACCTCCGCGGGCGCGGGCTGGCGCTGAACCCCAGCATCTTCGCCGACCGGCGGGTGCTGTGGAACCTGCTGGAGGACTCGCTTCCGGCCGGCGCGTACCCGGTCCGGGCGGTGGGTACGCTCTGGGAGGCGGTCGAGTCGCCGCCCGGTGACGCGCTGGCCCGGGTGGTCGGCGCCGGCCGGGCCGCGCTGCTGCACCTGCTCGACGTGGCGGCCACCACCAGCGACCTGGCCCGGCGTACCGGGATGTCGGGTGGGAACGTCTCGCAGCACCTGGCCGCGCTGCACGCGGCCGGGCTGGTCTCCCGATCCCGGCAGGGCCGGCACGTCCTCTACCGCAACACCGACGCCGCGACGGTCCTGGTCCGGGCCAGCCGTGGCGGGTGA
- a CDS encoding MFS transporter, which yields MGARETIRTAVHHVVPPAGLTRALAVQAMVYAVGGGLFQAGSAVFFTRALGLSAAQVGLGLSIAAGVSLLGTVPLGGLTDRYGPQRVWVLALVLEAALFATYPFVGGFAGFLTVVVALAAVDAAAGVARQVYSINALPPAERVTAMAYQRSLLNVGFGLGAAISGLVLAVDTIAAYRVMVWFIAAVFLVTALFVRRLPRLPEVARPAEPMSRFAVLRDRPFMAVSLLSGLLTAHQTLYLTVLPLWILTHTDAPKTVIAGLVLLNTILIVLLQVRASRGADTAPGAARASRRGALLIALFCLVVPISGVTRGTLTLVVLVVAALLLIVAELVESAGTWGLTATLPPATQRGAYVGAFRLGTQLQYLIAPAGLTALGVTTGGWGWFPTAAVFVLIGLAIVPVVAWAGGTPRLGATAPEQTVTPVP from the coding sequence ATGGGGGCCAGAGAGACCATCCGCACCGCCGTCCACCATGTCGTGCCGCCGGCCGGGCTGACCCGCGCCCTGGCCGTGCAGGCCATGGTCTACGCCGTCGGCGGCGGCCTGTTCCAGGCCGGCAGCGCCGTGTTCTTCACCCGGGCGCTGGGGCTCAGCGCCGCCCAGGTCGGGCTGGGCCTGTCCATCGCGGCGGGGGTGTCGCTGCTGGGCACGGTGCCGCTGGGCGGGCTGACCGACCGGTACGGTCCGCAGCGGGTCTGGGTCCTCGCGCTGGTGCTGGAGGCGGCGCTCTTCGCCACGTACCCGTTCGTGGGCGGCTTCGCCGGGTTCCTCACCGTGGTGGTGGCGTTGGCCGCCGTGGACGCGGCGGCCGGCGTCGCCCGGCAGGTCTACTCGATCAACGCGTTGCCGCCGGCCGAACGGGTCACCGCGATGGCCTACCAGCGCTCCCTGCTGAATGTCGGGTTCGGGCTCGGCGCGGCGATCAGCGGCCTGGTGCTGGCGGTGGACACGATCGCGGCGTACCGGGTGATGGTCTGGTTCATCGCGGCGGTTTTCCTGGTGACGGCACTCTTCGTGCGGCGGCTGCCCCGGCTGCCCGAGGTGGCCCGCCCGGCCGAGCCGATGAGCCGGTTCGCGGTGCTGCGGGACCGGCCGTTCATGGCGGTCTCCCTGCTGTCCGGGCTGCTCACCGCGCACCAGACGCTGTACCTGACGGTGCTGCCGCTCTGGATCCTCACCCACACCGACGCCCCGAAGACGGTGATCGCCGGGCTGGTGCTGCTCAACACGATCCTCATCGTGCTGCTCCAGGTACGCGCCAGCCGGGGCGCCGACACCGCCCCGGGCGCGGCCCGGGCGTCCCGCCGGGGCGCCCTGCTGATCGCCCTGTTCTGCCTGGTCGTGCCGATCTCCGGAGTGACCCGGGGCACGCTCACCCTGGTGGTGCTGGTGGTCGCCGCGCTGCTGCTCATCGTGGCCGAGCTGGTCGAGTCCGCGGGCACCTGGGGGCTCACGGCCACCCTGCCGCCGGCCACCCAGCGCGGCGCGTACGTGGGGGCGTTCCGGCTCGGCACGCAGCTGCAGTACCTGATCGCCCCGGCCGGGCTGACCGCTCTGGGCGTGACCACCGGCGGCTGGGGCTGGTTCCCGACGGCGGCGGTCTTCGTGCTGATCGGGCTGGCGATCGTGCCCGTGGTGGCCTGGGCCGGCGGGACGCCGCGGCTGGGCGCGACGGCTCCGGAGCAGACCGTGACCCCGGTCCCATAG
- the leuA gene encoding 2-isopropylmalate synthase — translation MAQPVTDAETDPIARQRPSRMPFQRYLPYHQQFRFDLPDRAWPTRRVEAAPRWCAVDLRDGNQALIDPMSPERKRRMFQLLVQMGYKEIEVGFPSASQTDYDFVRQLIEQDLIPEDVTIQVLTQCREHLIDRTFESLRGARRAIVHFYNSTSTLQRRVVFGLDRNGITDIATSGARLCQKYAEIHTPDTDIHYEYSPESYTGTELEYALEVCSAVIDVIDPTPDRKLIINLPATVEMAMPNVYADSIEWMHRHLPRRDSLVLSLHPHNDRGTGVAAAELGLLAGADRIEGCLFGNGERTGNVDLVTLGLNLFSQGIDPMIDFSNIDEVKRAVEYCNQLPVHERHPYAGDLVYTAFSGSHQDAIKKGFDALHADAAAAGVPVDEFTWAVPYLPIDPKDLGRTYEAVIRVNSQSGKGGVAYIMKSEHQLDLPRRLQIEFSGVVQQVTDHDGGEVEPGTMWEIFARNYLVDHQVDPAVTLAGYAIGTAEGKVEIEARVGYDGEVQPLTAVGNGPIDAYVNALQSLGVAVRVLDYHEHALSSGGDAQAAAYVECEVDGRTVWGVGVDANIVTASIKAVTSAVNRARA, via the coding sequence ATGGCTCAACCTGTCACCGACGCCGAGACCGATCCGATCGCCCGGCAGCGCCCCAGCCGGATGCCGTTCCAGCGTTACCTGCCCTACCACCAGCAGTTCCGGTTCGACCTGCCGGACCGCGCCTGGCCCACCCGCCGCGTCGAGGCCGCGCCCCGCTGGTGCGCCGTGGACCTCCGCGACGGCAACCAGGCCCTGATCGACCCGATGTCGCCGGAGCGCAAGCGCCGGATGTTCCAGCTGCTGGTGCAGATGGGCTACAAGGAGATCGAGGTCGGCTTCCCGTCGGCCAGCCAGACCGACTACGACTTCGTACGGCAGCTGATCGAGCAGGATCTGATCCCCGAGGACGTCACCATCCAGGTGCTGACCCAGTGCCGGGAGCACCTGATCGACCGGACGTTCGAGTCGCTGCGCGGCGCCCGCCGGGCCATCGTGCACTTCTACAACTCGACCTCGACGCTCCAGCGCCGGGTGGTCTTCGGCCTGGACCGGAACGGCATCACCGACATCGCCACGTCGGGCGCCCGGCTCTGCCAGAAGTACGCCGAGATCCACACCCCGGACACCGACATCCACTACGAGTACTCGCCGGAGTCGTACACGGGCACGGAGCTGGAGTACGCGCTGGAGGTCTGCTCGGCGGTGATCGACGTGATCGACCCGACCCCGGACCGCAAGCTGATCATCAACCTGCCGGCCACGGTCGAGATGGCCATGCCGAACGTCTACGCCGACTCGATCGAGTGGATGCACCGGCACCTGCCTCGCCGGGACAGCCTGGTGCTGAGCCTGCACCCGCACAACGACCGGGGCACCGGGGTGGCCGCCGCCGAACTGGGCCTGCTGGCCGGCGCCGACCGGATCGAGGGCTGCCTGTTCGGCAACGGCGAGCGCACCGGCAACGTCGACCTGGTCACCCTGGGGCTGAACCTGTTCTCCCAGGGCATCGACCCGATGATCGACTTCTCGAACATCGACGAGGTCAAGCGCGCCGTCGAATACTGCAACCAGCTGCCGGTGCACGAGCGCCACCCGTACGCGGGCGACCTGGTCTACACGGCCTTCTCCGGCTCGCACCAGGACGCGATCAAGAAGGGCTTCGACGCGCTGCACGCCGACGCGGCGGCGGCCGGGGTGCCCGTCGACGAGTTCACCTGGGCCGTGCCCTACCTGCCCATCGACCCGAAGGACCTGGGCCGCACCTACGAGGCGGTCATCCGGGTCAACTCGCAGTCCGGCAAGGGTGGCGTCGCGTACATCATGAAGTCCGAGCACCAGCTCGACCTTCCGCGCCGCCTCCAGATCGAGTTCTCGGGCGTGGTCCAGCAGGTGACCGACCACGACGGCGGCGAGGTCGAGCCGGGCACCATGTGGGAGATCTTCGCCCGCAACTATCTGGTCGACCACCAGGTCGACCCGGCCGTCACGCTGGCCGGCTACGCCATCGGCACCGCCGAGGGCAAGGTCGAGATCGAGGCCCGGGTCGGCTACGACGGCGAGGTCCAGCCGCTCACCGCGGTCGGCAACGGCCCCATCGACGCGTACGTCAACGCGCTCCAGTCGCTGGGCGTGGCCGTGCGGGTGCTCGACTACCACGAGCACGCGCTCTCCTCCGGTGGGGACGCGCAGGCCGCCGCGTACGTCGAGTGCGAGGTGGACGGCCGGACCGTCTGGGGCGTCGGGGTCGACGCCAACATCGTGACCGCCTCGATCAAGGCGGTCACCAGCGCGGTCAACCGCGCCCGCGCCTGA
- a CDS encoding MFS transporter produces MTAPAPELRLGSAPGRGTLLAAVLASGMVFLDTTVVNVALPRLGAELDATVAGLQWTINGYLLMLAAFVLLGGALGDRFGRRRVFLLGVVWFAAASVLCGLAQGTGWLIAARFLQGAGGALLTPGSLSVLQASFHPDDRARAIGTWSGLSGVSTALGPLLGGWLIDALSWRWIFFVNLPLAVGVVFAALRWVPESRDEAASRTAARRFDVAGALLGALALGGVTYALIDAPARGAGSPAVLAAAVLGVLGAVVFVLVERRRGDTAMLPTGLFSSRLFSVLNVFTVVVYAALGGFTFFLAVYLQNVVGWSALLTGLATVPMTLLLLVGSARAGALAARIGPRLPLTVGPVVAAAGLLLLRRVGPGASYWTDVLPGVLLFGAGLTLVVAPLTASVLAAVADRFAGVASGFNNAASRAGGLLAVAALPLLVGLSGSGYEQKTALAGAFRGAMLWCAGLLLVGALLAGLLIHRPRREGPPSAGGPSHGGIRRGRG; encoded by the coding sequence ATGACCGCACCCGCTCCCGAGCTGCGTCTCGGTTCCGCCCCCGGGCGCGGCACGCTGCTCGCCGCGGTCCTCGCCTCCGGCATGGTCTTCCTCGACACCACCGTCGTCAACGTCGCGCTGCCGCGGCTCGGCGCGGAACTGGACGCCACCGTGGCGGGTCTCCAGTGGACGATCAACGGGTACCTGCTCATGCTGGCCGCCTTCGTGCTGCTCGGCGGGGCGCTCGGCGACCGGTTCGGGCGGCGGCGGGTCTTCCTGCTCGGGGTGGTCTGGTTCGCCGCGGCGTCGGTGCTCTGCGGGCTCGCGCAGGGGACCGGCTGGCTGATCGCCGCCCGGTTCCTCCAGGGCGCGGGCGGGGCGCTGCTCACCCCCGGCTCGCTCTCCGTGCTCCAGGCCAGCTTCCACCCGGACGACCGGGCCCGGGCCATCGGCACCTGGTCCGGGCTGTCCGGCGTCTCCACCGCGCTCGGCCCGCTCCTCGGCGGCTGGCTGATCGACGCGCTCTCCTGGCGGTGGATCTTCTTCGTGAACCTGCCGCTGGCCGTCGGGGTGGTGTTCGCCGCGCTGCGCTGGGTGCCGGAGAGCCGGGACGAGGCCGCCTCGCGTACCGCCGCCCGGCGGTTCGACGTGGCCGGGGCGCTGCTCGGCGCGCTGGCGCTCGGCGGCGTCACGTACGCCCTGATCGACGCGCCGGCCCGCGGCGCCGGTTCCCCGGCGGTGCTGGCCGCGGCGGTGCTCGGGGTGCTCGGGGCGGTGGTCTTCGTGCTGGTCGAGCGGCGCCGCGGCGACACCGCCATGCTGCCCACCGGGCTGTTCAGCAGCCGGCTCTTCTCGGTGCTGAACGTCTTCACCGTGGTGGTCTACGCGGCCCTCGGCGGGTTCACCTTCTTCCTGGCCGTCTACCTGCAGAACGTCGTCGGCTGGTCGGCGCTGCTCACCGGCCTGGCCACCGTGCCCATGACACTGCTGCTGCTCGTCGGTTCGGCCCGGGCCGGGGCGCTCGCCGCCCGGATCGGCCCCCGGCTGCCGCTCACCGTCGGCCCGGTGGTCGCCGCGGCCGGGCTGCTGCTGCTACGCCGCGTCGGCCCCGGCGCGTCGTACTGGACGGACGTGCTGCCCGGGGTGCTCCTGTTCGGCGCGGGGCTCACGCTGGTGGTCGCGCCGCTGACGGCGTCGGTCCTGGCCGCGGTGGCGGACCGGTTCGCCGGGGTGGCGAGCGGCTTCAACAACGCCGCCTCCCGGGCCGGCGGCCTGCTCGCGGTGGCCGCGCTGCCGCTGCTGGTCGGTCTCTCCGGCAGCGGCTACGAGCAGAAGACCGCGCTGGCCGGCGCGTTCCGCGGGGCGATGCTCTGGTGCGCCGGCCTGCTGCTGGTGGGCGCGCTGCTGGCCGGCCTGCTCATCCACCGCCCGCGGCGGGAAGGGCCCCCGTCGGCCGGGGGCCCTTCCCACGGCGGGATCAGGCGCGGGCGCGGTTGA
- a CDS encoding HNH endonuclease family protein: protein MVAALTAVLALGAAGCVPIDEPDTSPSSAGDVNQQLDELTVAVAGSMKGYSRTRFPHWRDTGKNCDVRDSVLQRDGESIKLSGCNVVGGRWESPYDGLALTDPADVDIDHVVPLANAWRSGADEWDDSKRGDFANDLTRPQLVAVSLRSNRAKGDQDPSQWKPPNKAVWCRYAADWVTVKHYWRLTVTSAEKAALTDMLEGCTWATKR, encoded by the coding sequence ATGGTGGCCGCGCTCACCGCGGTGCTCGCCCTCGGTGCGGCCGGCTGCGTGCCGATCGACGAGCCGGACACGTCGCCGAGCAGCGCCGGCGACGTCAACCAGCAGCTCGACGAGCTGACCGTGGCCGTTGCCGGGTCGATGAAGGGCTACAGCCGGACCCGCTTCCCGCACTGGCGGGACACCGGCAAGAACTGCGACGTGCGGGACAGCGTCCTGCAGCGGGACGGCGAGAGCATCAAGCTCTCCGGCTGCAACGTGGTCGGCGGCCGTTGGGAGAGCCCGTACGACGGGCTGGCGCTGACCGATCCGGCCGACGTGGACATCGACCACGTGGTGCCGCTGGCGAATGCCTGGCGCTCCGGCGCCGACGAGTGGGACGACTCGAAGCGCGGCGACTTCGCCAACGACCTGACCCGGCCGCAGCTGGTGGCGGTTTCCCTGCGCTCCAACCGGGCAAAGGGTGACCAGGACCCGTCCCAGTGGAAGCCGCCGAACAAGGCCGTGTGGTGCCGGTACGCGGCGGACTGGGTGACGGTCAAGCACTACTGGCGGCTCACGGTGACCAGTGCCGAGAAGGCCGCTCTCACCGACATGTTGGAGGGCTGCACATGGGCGACCAAGCGGTGA
- a CDS encoding ABC transporter ATP-binding protein, producing MTESTERTGPLVELRDVKVHFPIKSGVLFDRTVGHVYAVDGVSLSINKGETYGLVGESGCGKSTLGRGLLRLVEPTDGEIVFDGTDIRALKGESMRRMRRRIQMIFQDPLSSLDPRQSVESLLVEGLKAHGLAKDKAATAKRLREALAAVGLPASALSKYPHEFSGGQRQRIGIARALVLDPDLIVADEPVSALDVSIQAQVINLLEELQNEHGLTYLIIAHDLAVVRHIADTVGVMYLGGLVEEASSDDLYREPMHPYTKALMSAVPVPDPQVEDRRERILLAGDLPSPTNPPAGCRFHTRCPWAQPTRCADERPELRQVLDGHRVACHYAEDIAAGRIRPHEVEPELVRPDDGAAPGDTGELIPTP from the coding sequence GTGACCGAGTCGACCGAGCGGACCGGACCACTTGTCGAACTGCGCGACGTCAAGGTCCACTTCCCCATCAAGAGCGGTGTGCTCTTCGACCGCACCGTCGGTCACGTCTACGCCGTCGACGGCGTCTCGCTCTCCATCAACAAGGGCGAGACGTACGGGCTGGTGGGCGAGTCGGGGTGCGGCAAGTCCACCCTGGGCCGGGGCCTGCTGCGGCTGGTCGAGCCGACCGACGGCGAGATCGTCTTCGACGGCACCGACATCCGCGCGCTCAAGGGCGAGTCGATGCGCAGGATGCGTCGCCGGATCCAGATGATCTTCCAGGATCCGCTGTCCAGCCTCGACCCCCGCCAGTCGGTGGAGTCGCTGCTGGTCGAGGGCCTCAAGGCGCACGGCCTGGCCAAGGACAAGGCGGCCACCGCCAAGCGGCTCCGCGAGGCGCTCGCCGCGGTCGGCCTGCCCGCCTCGGCGCTGAGCAAGTACCCGCACGAGTTCTCCGGCGGCCAGCGGCAGCGCATCGGCATCGCCCGGGCGCTGGTGCTCGACCCGGACCTCATCGTCGCCGACGAGCCGGTCTCCGCGCTGGACGTGTCCATCCAGGCCCAGGTGATCAACCTGCTGGAGGAACTGCAGAACGAGCACGGCCTGACGTACCTGATCATCGCCCACGACCTGGCGGTGGTCCGGCACATCGCCGACACGGTCGGGGTGATGTACCTCGGCGGTCTGGTGGAGGAGGCGTCCAGCGACGACCTCTACCGGGAGCCGATGCACCCGTACACGAAGGCGCTCATGTCGGCGGTGCCGGTGCCGGACCCCCAGGTGGAGGACCGCCGCGAGCGGATCCTGCTCGCCGGCGACCTGCCCTCGCCGACGAACCCGCCGGCCGGCTGCCGGTTCCACACCCGCTGCCCCTGGGCCCAGCCGACCCGCTGCGCCGACGAGCGGCCGGAGCTGCGCCAGGTGCTCGACGGGCACCGGGTGGCCTGCCACTACGCGGAGGACATCGCCGCCGGCCGGATCCGGCCGCACGAGGTGGAGCCGGAGCTGGTCCGGCCGGACGACGGGGCCGCGCCGGGCGACACCGGCGAGCTGATCCCGACCCCGTGA
- a CDS encoding ABC transporter ATP-binding protein, translated as MSLLDVRDLSVVFQRRGERPFTAVDKVSFSVEPGQTVGLVGESGCGKSVTSLAIMGLLPRRGNKVTGEVNFDGADLLKLRPDDMRDRRGRDIGMIFQDPLSSLNPVVPIGVQVAEVLERHRGMDRKVAMKEARELLDAVGIPDPMRRLKEYPHQISGGMRQRALIAIALACKPRLLIADEPTTALDVTIQAQILTLLKQLVDETGTALIMITHDLGVVAGLCDTVNVLYGGKVVERAERHELFARPRHPYTHGLLNSVPRLDSPRGERLHAIRGSVADNIPWVEGCAFAPRCDNVVDACLEGTPPLEPTATGGDLRCNNPVSEEVAVP; from the coding sequence ATGAGCCTGCTCGACGTACGCGATCTGAGCGTGGTGTTCCAGCGTCGCGGTGAGCGGCCGTTCACCGCGGTCGACAAGGTGAGCTTCAGCGTGGAGCCGGGGCAGACCGTGGGCCTGGTCGGCGAGTCCGGCTGCGGCAAGAGCGTGACCAGCCTGGCGATCATGGGCCTGCTGCCCCGGCGGGGCAACAAGGTCACCGGCGAGGTCAACTTCGACGGCGCCGACCTGCTCAAGCTGCGCCCGGACGACATGCGCGACCGGCGCGGCCGCGACATCGGCATGATCTTCCAGGATCCGCTGTCCTCGTTGAACCCGGTCGTGCCGATCGGCGTCCAGGTGGCCGAGGTGCTGGAGCGGCACCGCGGGATGGACCGCAAGGTGGCCATGAAGGAGGCCCGGGAGCTGCTCGACGCCGTCGGCATCCCGGACCCGATGCGGCGGCTCAAGGAATATCCGCACCAGATCTCCGGCGGCATGCGGCAGCGCGCGCTGATCGCCATCGCGCTGGCCTGCAAGCCGCGGCTGCTGATCGCGGACGAGCCGACCACCGCGCTGGACGTGACCATCCAGGCGCAGATCCTCACCCTGCTCAAGCAGCTCGTCGACGAGACCGGCACCGCGCTCATCATGATCACGCACGACCTGGGCGTGGTGGCCGGCCTCTGCGACACGGTCAACGTGCTCTACGGCGGCAAGGTGGTCGAGCGGGCCGAACGGCACGAGCTGTTCGCCCGGCCGCGGCACCCGTACACCCACGGGCTGCTGAACTCGGTGCCGCGGCTGGACTCGCCGCGGGGCGAGCGGCTGCACGCCATCCGCGGCTCGGTGGCCGACAACATCCCGTGGGTCGAGGGCTGCGCGTTCGCCCCCCGCTGCGACAACGTGGTGGACGCCTGCCTGGAGGGCACGCCTCCGCTCGAACCCACCGCGACCGGCGGCGACCTGCGCTGCAACAACCCCGTTTCCGAGGAGGTGGCGGTGCCGTGA